A genomic region of Conger conger chromosome 6, fConCon1.1, whole genome shotgun sequence contains the following coding sequences:
- the rassf10b gene encoding ras association domain-containing protein 10 gives METAESKISVWVCREEKLVSGLSRRTTCADVVKVLLDDQNLQQGVSAAMLSGTPESYCIVEKWRGFERILPNKTKILRLWSAWGVEQKNVRFVLVKNEASLPNNGPRSAEARVVLSKESPCVHKGMARVTTAFSQEKQRRIVRKAFRKLDKINKKREESLFKDTSAVEKMETLVHLVISQDHTIRQQIHRIKELDREIERYEAVIHFDRMKRHGINYVQDTYLVDANPEPGASGEGDRQCSSETFAQFEEYVSRCNEVIKLEEELAEHQALMDSITVEIQEELNQRWMKRRQDDLSNKDGESIRKDAVTRLTETDSAPVEAEISPEEELLLEEDRVKTQLDTSLYIGLRLNTDLEAIRDDLDLSQELWNAKEEELRDLLEKVDSLDLEENVQPSPPENGNERVTDGEMFHSLETNSEWVEQARGLSKTCNTNDEDSDTGLSSMHSQDSDNAAICESLV, from the coding sequence ATGGAGACAGCGGAATCCAAAATATCAGTATGGGTCTGCCGAGAGGAGAAGCTAGTCTCTGGGCTGTCTAGGCGCACTACCTGTGCCGATGTTGTCAAAGTACTCCTGGATGATCAAAACTTACAGCAAGGCGTTTCTGCAGCCATGCTCTCCGGAACTCCGGAGTCTTACTGCATTGTAGAAAAATGGAGAGGGTTTGAGAGGATTTtgccaaataaaacaaagattCTTCGTCTGTGGAGCGCGTGGGGAGTGGAGCAGAAAAATGTGAGGTTTGTGCTGGTGAAGAACGAGGCGTCTTTACCTAACAACGGACCCCGCAGCGCAGAGGCGCGGGTTGTTCTCAGCAAGGAGAGCCCGTGTGTACATAAGGGAATGGCGAGAGTGACCACGGCTTTTTCACAAGAAAAACAGAGACGGATTGTACGAAAGGCTTTCAGAAAGTTggataaaattaataaaaagagagaagaaagtTTGTTTAAGGATACATCCGCAGTGGAGAAAATGGAAACATTAGTGCACCTGGTCATATCGCAAGACCACACTATCCGCCAACAGATTCACCGAATTAAAGAGCTGGATAGGGAGATTGAAAGGTACGAAGCAGTAATTCACTTTGACAGAATGAAAAGGCATGGGATCAATTACGTGCAGGATACGTATCTGGTTGACGCGAACCCGGAGCCTGGCGCGAGTGGCGAGGGTGACAGGCAATGTTCATCCGAAACTTTTGCCCAGTTCGAGGAATATGTTAGTAGATGCAATGAAGTCATtaagctggaggaggagctggccgAACACCAGGCACTTATGGACAGTATTACAGTGGAGATCCAGGAGGAGCTGAATCAAAGGTGGATGAAACGACGCCAAGACGATCTTTCGAATAAAGACGGAGAAAGCATCAGAAAGGATGCTGTCACACGACTTACCGAAACAGACTCGGCTCCCGTGGAAGCTGAAATTTCACCTGAAGAGGAGTTGCTCCTGGAAGAAGACAGGGTCAAAACGCAGCTGGACACGAGCTTGTACATTGGACTTCGTTTGAATACGGATTTGGAGGCTATTAGAGACGATTTGGACTTGAGCCAGGAGCTGTGGAACGCGAAAGAGGAAGAGTTAAGGGATTTGCTCGAAAAAGTGGACTCTTTGGATTTAGAGGAAAATGTGCAACCGTCTCCGCCAGAGAACGGCAATGAAAGGGTAACAGACGGCGAAATGTTCCATTCCTTGGAAACGAACAGCGAGTGGGTCGAACAGGCTAGGGGGCTTTCAAAGACATGCAACACTAATGACGAGGACTCGGACACTGGACTCAGTTCCATGCACAGTCAGGACTCGGACAACGCAGCAATTTGCGAGTCACTGgtttaa